One region of Planktothrix sp. FACHB-1365 genomic DNA includes:
- a CDS encoding Asr1405/Asl0597 family protein has protein sequence MNSSHLDESAICEILGINWVDRWLVYKRLQELEIPCWCRINQPLQVQINTPKDTIQLLSVLRQFSQSHQNLVEHLEHCWHCHSI, from the coding sequence ATGAACTCATCTCATCTTGACGAAAGCGCGATTTGTGAAATTTTGGGAATTAACTGGGTAGACCGTTGGCTTGTTTATAAGCGATTACAAGAGTTAGAGATTCCCTGCTGGTGTCGAATTAACCAACCGTTACAGGTTCAAATTAATACCCCAAAAGATACAATTCAACTCTTGAGCGTCCTCCGACAATTCAGCCAGTCTCATCAAAATTTAGTCGAGCACTTAGAACACTGTTGGCATTGTCATTCGATTTGA
- a CDS encoding ferredoxin → MYKSNKSHTEFNLTGTIKNVWIKEDKPKLMTLQTPVGLLLIKLSKAARMMGISNLAPGQEVRVKGQKKQDFKTGKIKLKAEQILPAFPPLSTLTPLFGDESPESASENLVLSSSLSVQTSTTSNILYSPIQEDYKTSEICPSVIPGEPVQQPAVKPAKILICQKSDCRKRGGDAICTLLQQELAQRGLEDQVTIQKTGCLKKCKAGPNLVMLPDKTRYSKVEPEKIPALIEQHF, encoded by the coding sequence ATGTATAAATCCAACAAAAGCCATACAGAATTCAACTTAACAGGAACAATCAAAAATGTGTGGATAAAAGAAGATAAACCTAAATTAATGACGCTACAAACTCCTGTGGGATTATTGCTGATTAAACTGTCTAAAGCAGCGCGGATGATGGGAATTTCTAATTTAGCTCCTGGTCAGGAGGTGCGCGTCAAAGGTCAAAAAAAACAAGATTTTAAAACCGGAAAGATTAAATTAAAAGCTGAACAGATACTTCCAGCTTTCCCACCCCTATCAACTTTAACTCCTTTATTCGGTGATGAAAGCCCAGAAAGTGCTTCTGAAAATTTAGTTCTTTCATCCTCTTTGAGTGTTCAAACTTCTACCACTTCTAATATTTTATATTCCCCAATTCAGGAAGACTATAAAACCTCAGAAATTTGTCCTTCAGTTATTCCCGGTGAACCGGTACAACAGCCTGCGGTTAAACCCGCTAAAATCTTAATTTGTCAAAAATCCGATTGTCGTAAACGGGGAGGCGATGCGATTTGTACGCTATTGCAACAAGAATTAGCTCAACGGGGATTAGAAGATCAGGTAACAATTCAAAAAACAGGATGTTTGAAAAAATGTAAAGCTGGCCCTAATCTGGTGATGTTACCGGATAAAACCCGTTATAGTAAAGTTGAACCGGAAAAAATTCCCGCGTTGATTGAACAACATTTTTAA
- the tkt gene encoding transketolase has translation MASLEELCINSIRFLAIDAVEKAKSGHPGLPMGAAPMAFVLWDRFMRFNPKNPKWYNRDRFVLSAGHGSMLQYALLYLMGYDSVSLDDIKNFRQWGSKTPGHPENFVTAGVEVTTGPLGQGIANGVGLAMAEAHMAATFNKPDANLVDHYTYVILGDGCNMEGVSGEACSLAGHLGLGKLIALYDDNHISIDGNTEISFTEDVSKRFETYGWHVQHVENGNTDLDAIADAIAKAKEVTDKPSFIKVTTIIGYGSPNKANTAGVHGAALGGDEVAATRKNLGWGYEPFVVPDDALAHFRKAVERGANLEGEWSKTWENYKAKYPQEAAEFERRISGKLPEGWEKALPTFTPEEKGKATRQYSEGCLNALAPAIPELIGGSADLTHSNLTEMKGFGNFQKGQYQNRNLRFGVREHGMGAICNGIGLHYSGLIPYCATFLVFADYMRAAIRLSALSEIGVIYVMTHDSIALGEDGPTHQPVETIASLRAIPDLLVMRPADGNETSGAYKVAVENRNRPTLIALTRQALPNLKGSSIDVVSKGAYVLSDSEGTPDLILIATGSEVSLCVEAAAKLTAEGKKVRVVSMPCWELFEEQDAAYKESVLPKAVTKRLAVEAASSFGWQRYIGDQGDMISIDRFGASAPGNVLMEKFGFTLDNVLDKAKALLG, from the coding sequence ATGGCTTCACTTGAAGAACTTTGCATAAATTCGATTCGCTTCCTAGCCATTGATGCCGTAGAAAAGGCAAAATCTGGCCACCCTGGATTACCGATGGGTGCTGCGCCGATGGCCTTTGTGTTGTGGGATCGGTTTATGCGGTTCAATCCCAAAAATCCTAAATGGTATAACCGCGATCGCTTCGTGCTCTCAGCCGGTCATGGCTCAATGTTGCAGTATGCCCTGCTGTATCTGATGGGATACGATAGCGTTTCCTTAGATGATATCAAAAACTTCCGTCAGTGGGGGTCTAAGACTCCTGGCCACCCGGAAAACTTTGTCACCGCCGGGGTAGAAGTTACCACTGGCCCATTAGGTCAAGGGATTGCCAATGGGGTTGGGTTAGCTATGGCCGAAGCCCACATGGCTGCGACCTTCAATAAACCCGATGCCAACTTGGTAGACCATTATACCTATGTGATCTTAGGGGATGGTTGCAACATGGAAGGGGTTTCGGGTGAAGCTTGTTCTTTAGCCGGACACCTGGGACTTGGTAAATTAATTGCCCTCTACGACGATAACCATATTTCCATTGATGGAAATACCGAGATTTCTTTTACCGAAGATGTCAGCAAACGCTTTGAAACCTATGGTTGGCACGTTCAGCACGTTGAAAATGGCAACACGGATTTAGATGCCATTGCAGATGCCATTGCCAAAGCGAAGGAAGTCACCGATAAACCGTCTTTCATTAAAGTTACCACCATCATTGGGTATGGTTCTCCCAATAAAGCCAACACTGCTGGAGTTCATGGAGCGGCGTTAGGGGGAGATGAAGTGGCAGCTACCCGTAAAAATCTGGGTTGGGGTTATGAACCTTTTGTCGTTCCCGATGATGCCTTAGCTCATTTCCGTAAAGCCGTTGAACGCGGGGCGAATCTGGAAGGAGAATGGAGCAAAACTTGGGAAAACTACAAAGCCAAATATCCCCAAGAAGCCGCTGAATTTGAACGTCGCATTAGCGGAAAACTCCCCGAAGGCTGGGAAAAAGCCCTTCCAACCTTTACCCCGGAAGAAAAAGGCAAAGCCACCCGTCAATATTCTGAAGGATGTCTAAATGCCTTAGCTCCCGCTATCCCCGAATTAATTGGAGGTTCAGCCGACTTAACCCACTCCAACTTAACGGAGATGAAGGGCTTTGGTAATTTCCAAAAAGGACAATATCAAAACCGTAACCTGCGTTTCGGTGTCCGGGAACACGGAATGGGTGCAATTTGTAATGGCATTGGTCTGCATTACTCTGGCTTAATTCCCTATTGCGCGACATTCTTAGTCTTCGCGGACTATATGCGGGCGGCGATTCGTTTATCCGCCTTATCAGAAATCGGGGTGATCTATGTGATGACCCACGACTCTATCGCCCTTGGGGAAGATGGCCCCACCCACCAACCTGTAGAAACCATTGCCTCCTTACGAGCAATTCCTGACCTGTTGGTGATGCGTCCGGCGGATGGAAACGAAACCTCTGGGGCTTATAAAGTCGCCGTTGAAAATCGGAATCGTCCCACGCTGATTGCGTTAACTCGTCAAGCGTTACCGAACTTAAAAGGTAGTTCTATTGATGTGGTCAGCAAAGGAGCTTATGTTCTGTCTGACTCTGAAGGCACTCCCGATTTAATTCTGATCGCAACGGGAAGCGAAGTGTCTCTGTGTGTGGAAGCCGCCGCTAAATTAACCGCCGAAGGCAAGAAAGTTCGGGTGGTTTCTATGCCCTGTTGGGAACTGTTTGAAGAACAAGATGCAGCTTACAAAGAATCTGTGTTACCGAAAGCTGTCACCAAACGGTTAGCGGTAGAAGCTGCCAGCAGTTTCGGTTGGCAACGTTATATTGGTGATCAAGGCGACATGATCAGTATTGATCGCTTTGGTGCTTCTGCTCCGGGTAACGTGTTGATGGAGAAATTTGGTTTCACCCTGGATAATGTTTTAGACAAAGCGAAAGCGTTATTAGGTTAA
- a CDS encoding thioredoxin family protein, which yields MNENPLHSTTSTQPSDLAKRIRNFLIAMAAIILAVAVFLGVRMDATSTSLPQLAEESVPMDVALRNGKPTLIEFYANWCTSCQAMAPELHEIKQQYAEQLNFVMLNVDNSKWLPELLKYRVDGIPHFVYLNQNADTIAQTIGEIPRNILEANLDALIAENPLPYTQSIGQVSAFNSPLTPDKPSTVDPRSHGAQVQ from the coding sequence ATGAACGAAAATCCATTGCATTCAACAACATCAACTCAACCCTCTGATTTAGCCAAACGCATTAGAAACTTTTTAATTGCCATGGCTGCGATTATTTTGGCTGTAGCCGTTTTCCTGGGGGTACGGATGGATGCGACATCAACCTCTCTTCCTCAACTCGCAGAAGAATCTGTTCCGATGGATGTCGCCTTGAGGAATGGAAAACCCACCTTAATTGAATTTTATGCTAATTGGTGTACCAGTTGCCAAGCGATGGCCCCAGAATTGCATGAAATTAAACAGCAATATGCTGAACAACTGAATTTTGTTATGTTGAATGTGGATAATAGTAAATGGTTGCCTGAACTGCTGAAATATCGAGTTGATGGAATTCCTCATTTTGTTTATTTGAATCAAAATGCTGATACCATTGCACAAACTATTGGTGAAATTCCCCGGAATATCCTAGAAGCAAATTTAGACGCTTTAATCGCTGAAAATCCTCTCCCCTATACTCAATCAATAGGCCAAGTTTCTGCCTTTAATTCCCCACTAACTCCCGATAAACCTAGTACGGTTGACCCCCGTTCTCATGGCGCTCAAGTTCAATAA
- a CDS encoding NIL domain-containing protein encodes MKKRVTLTFPKRSIQMPITYRLAKDFNVAANIIRAQVAPNQEGKLVVELSGDIDELEAAIEWMQTQNIGVSLVGREILIDEESCVDCGLCTGVCPTEALTLNPETFYLTFTRSRCIVCEQCIPTCPVQAISTNL; translated from the coding sequence ATGAAAAAAAGAGTCACTTTAACCTTTCCCAAACGCTCTATTCAAATGCCGATTACCTATCGATTGGCAAAAGATTTTAATGTGGCTGCTAATATTATTCGGGCTCAAGTCGCCCCCAATCAAGAGGGAAAATTAGTGGTAGAATTGTCAGGGGATATTGATGAATTAGAAGCCGCTATTGAATGGATGCAAACTCAAAATATTGGGGTTTCTTTAGTAGGACGAGAGATTTTAATTGATGAAGAAAGTTGTGTTGATTGTGGATTATGTACTGGAGTTTGTCCGACAGAAGCCTTAACGCTTAATCCTGAAACCTTTTATTTGACGTTTACCCGTTCCCGATGTATTGTTTGTGAACAATGTATTCCCACCTGTCCCGTTCAAGCGATTTCTACGAATCTCTAA
- a CDS encoding GIY-YIG nuclease family protein has translation MTNPTEIPPLNSLDYISYLDENGRIPDFLQGQIGVYAIFNQDKILQYVGYSRDIYLSLKQHFVRQYQGCYWLKLQTITRPNRTILEEIKAAWITENGSIPLGNAEDEMLWNHPIQVKPLMTTEEKIAYEKNDEIGQEKLLKQVARRVEEEILTQLQERGLQEEIRFNPKLKSNGLLDLK, from the coding sequence ATGACTAATCCAACTGAAATTCCTCCTCTTAATAGTTTAGACTATATCTCCTATTTGGATGAAAATGGCAGAATCCCTGACTTTCTTCAGGGTCAAATTGGTGTTTATGCCATTTTTAATCAAGATAAAATCTTACAATATGTCGGATATTCCAGAGATATTTATCTAAGTTTAAAGCAACATTTTGTTCGGCAATATCAAGGCTGTTATTGGCTGAAGTTACAAACAATTACTCGTCCAAATCGAACAATTTTAGAAGAAATTAAAGCAGCTTGGATTACTGAAAATGGTTCAATTCCTCTGGGAAATGCAGAAGATGAAATGCTGTGGAATCATCCCATTCAAGTCAAACCTTTAATGACAACCGAAGAAAAAATAGCTTATGAAAAAAACGATGAAATCGGTCAAGAAAAACTGTTAAAACAAGTTGCTCGTCGTGTGGAAGAAGAAATTTTAACTCAACTCCAAGAACGGGGATTACAAGAAGAAATTCGCTTTAATCCCAAACTCAAAAGTAATGGATTATTAGATTTAAAATAA
- the hrcA gene encoding heat-inducible transcriptional repressor HrcA: protein MFTQVHLTERHHHILWATIRHYIATAEPVGSKALVEEYNLKVSPATIRNSMGVLERAGLLYQPHTSAGRVPSDSGYRIYVDKLITPSETVADEALQLLREQLSLKNCSLEAILRGASQILSTLSGYITLVTLPQRITTRLRHLHLISIEPGKIMLVVVTDSYQTQSSLIELSSPNYPANSNTMGVNPLPENPEVLEQELQLISNFLNAQLRGKSISELSTLDCTELDREFQRYSDFLRKLLTDLSHRSQTPEYTRILISGIAEVLHLPEFSQLQQVKTLMHLLEEEQEQLWPLIFPPSQTERVTVRIGSENPLEPIQGCTLVSAQYRRDNIPVGSVGILGPTRMMYENAIAVVEAAADYLSEALS, encoded by the coding sequence ATGTTTACACAAGTGCATTTAACAGAGCGACATCATCATATCCTGTGGGCAACGATTCGTCACTATATTGCGACGGCAGAACCTGTTGGTTCTAAAGCGTTGGTGGAAGAATACAACCTCAAAGTCAGTCCCGCCACCATCCGCAATAGTATGGGGGTCTTGGAACGCGCTGGACTCCTGTATCAACCCCATACCTCCGCCGGACGAGTCCCCTCAGATTCGGGTTATCGAATTTATGTGGATAAATTAATTACGCCTTCAGAAACCGTAGCCGATGAAGCACTGCAATTATTACGGGAACAACTCAGTTTAAAAAACTGTAGTTTGGAGGCAATTTTGCGGGGTGCATCGCAAATTTTATCAACTTTGAGTGGGTATATTACCTTAGTAACATTACCCCAACGAATTACAACCCGGTTGCGACATTTGCACCTGATTTCGATAGAACCTGGAAAAATAATGTTAGTTGTAGTAACGGATTCCTATCAAACCCAATCGAGTTTGATTGAATTATCGTCTCCGAATTACCCTGCTAATTCTAACACAATGGGAGTTAATCCGCTACCCGAAAATCCAGAAGTTTTAGAACAAGAGTTACAATTAATTTCTAATTTTTTAAATGCTCAATTGAGAGGAAAATCTATTTCTGAACTCTCCACTTTAGATTGTACAGAATTAGATCGGGAATTTCAACGCTATTCGGATTTTTTACGCAAATTATTAACGGATTTAAGTCATCGTAGCCAAACCCCAGAATATACTCGAATTCTAATTAGTGGAATTGCTGAAGTTTTACATTTACCCGAATTTTCGCAATTACAACAGGTTAAAACTTTAATGCACTTATTAGAAGAAGAACAGGAACAATTGTGGCCGTTAATTTTTCCCCCGTCCCAAACTGAACGGGTTACGGTTCGGATTGGGTCGGAAAATCCCTTAGAACCCATTCAAGGCTGTACATTGGTTTCGGCTCAATATCGACGGGATAATATTCCGGTGGGAAGTGTGGGAATTTTAGGCCCGACTCGGATGATGTATGAAAATGCCATCGCCGTTGTTGAAGCCGCTGCTGATTATTTGTCAGAAGCACTGAGTTAA
- a CDS encoding DUF1622 domain-containing protein — protein MVGLESLENSLFSFVHLLRFGLEAISAFCVFLGLITTLKIALKAFHRRLVFPFIELRLHFGTWLALALEFQLGADIVSTTITPSFQVLGQLAAIAVIRTFLNYFLNKELESETNFQKKLEEKSSIQKL, from the coding sequence ATGGTCGGTTTAGAATCCTTAGAAAATAGTTTATTTTCCTTTGTCCATCTTCTAAGATTTGGCTTAGAAGCAATTTCGGCTTTTTGCGTCTTTTTAGGATTAATTACTACCTTAAAAATTGCCTTAAAAGCTTTCCATCGGCGGCTAGTTTTTCCCTTTATAGAGTTACGTCTCCACTTTGGAACGTGGTTAGCCTTAGCCTTGGAATTTCAATTGGGTGCGGATATTGTTTCTACCACAATTACACCCTCTTTTCAGGTATTAGGACAGTTAGCCGCAATTGCTGTGATTCGGACATTTTTAAATTATTTTTTGAATAAAGAACTGGAAAGTGAAACTAACTTTCAGAAAAAGCTAGAGGAGAAATCTTCTATTCAGAAATTATAG
- a CDS encoding glycerophosphodiester phosphodiesterase family protein has product MDLEIIAHRGFSVMAPENTLVAFSAALQQGANSLEFDVQVSADGIPVIFHDELLNRITGTSGKVSEKTIAELKELDAGSWFAERFAGESIPTLEDVIATFQNVKDFLYFDIKPNHQWLEEEVQNLGGFLIQNDLLKKSIITSFNEKFLDQIRHYHPEITLGYFLIAFNQFEEQLQKAINKGNSILSIHYPVVLQHPEIVTQSQNQGVDIVVWTVDDLNDFNTLVNLGVKRIITNSLIGI; this is encoded by the coding sequence TGGATTTAGAAATTATTGCTCATCGGGGTTTTTCGGTTATGGCACCTGAAAATACCCTGGTTGCGTTTAGTGCAGCTTTACAACAGGGGGCAAATTCTCTGGAATTTGATGTACAAGTTTCTGCGGATGGAATTCCCGTTATTTTTCATGATGAATTATTAAATCGAATTACGGGAACATCGGGTAAAGTTTCCGAGAAAACCATTGCAGAACTCAAAGAATTAGATGCAGGTTCGTGGTTTGCTGAACGATTTGCTGGAGAAAGTATTCCTACATTAGAAGATGTGATCGCTACTTTTCAAAATGTTAAGGATTTTTTATATTTTGATATTAAACCGAATCATCAATGGTTAGAGGAAGAAGTTCAAAACTTAGGGGGATTTTTAATTCAAAATGATCTTCTTAAAAAATCAATTATAACTTCTTTTAATGAAAAATTTTTAGATCAAATTCGTCACTATCATCCCGAAATAACCCTGGGATATTTTTTAATTGCTTTTAATCAGTTTGAAGAACAGCTTCAAAAAGCAATTAACAAAGGAAATTCGATTTTAAGCATCCATTATCCTGTTGTATTACAACATCCAGAAATCGTAACCCAAAGCCAAAATCAAGGAGTCGATATTGTGGTTTGGACAGTGGATGATCTCAATGATTTTAATACTTTAGTTAATTTAGGCGTGAAGCGGATTATTACCAATTCATTAATAGGAATTTAG